Proteins encoded by one window of Cryptococcus gattii WM276 chromosome K, complete sequence:
- a CDS encoding Hypothetical protein (Similar to TIGR gene model, INSD accession AAW46123.1; CNK00770), producing the protein MPTPLSRQTESFNSSTGTIVPDRWGPARNTRSAAAAAATAAVDNEHTLSLSQSSQLTQVSSSGPSSSRALQPQSSLERRINNVIGVGGGDDGLMGMLQMQDVPGNSLAGWSFLGDSQPKINHAQTADQEHRVEDFLKKIDAETVPSPMPSDSSYDRAVHLQHPSVDSYRPSTAASWHSTPSSIDHSELYSSTDVDTEDEARSGIMSHSNVGDLGLGGMDIDNLQDVEGQRSWPTEHAMTALNTAVSPQQLYANSPIPSSTGDSVSSRRRRSNTDKAVSASEDERKRLDRLEHRRDINRRSAQKHRAKRKEEIETMNRKLYVREQRIRELEMLLEAERGKVVSLEGTLQKVLGGLGRSEGNGGPGRENQRYV; encoded by the exons ATGCCAACCCCACTTTCTAGACAGACCGAATC TTTTAACTCGTCTACTGGTACTATTGTTCCGGATCGTTGGGGTCCAGCTCGAAACACTCGGTCAGCTGCAGCTGCAGCTGCTACTGCAGCCGTTGATAATGAACATACTCTGTCACTGTCCCAATCCTCTCAATTAACACAGGTTTCCAGTTCTGGACCGTCCTCTAGTCGTGCTCTTCAGCCTCAGAGCAGCCTAGAGAGAAGAATCAACAATGTGATAGGTGTAGGCGGTGGAGACGATGGATTGATGGGGATGCTGCAGATGCAAGATGTTCCCGGTAATAGCTTGGCTGGCTGGAGTTTT CTGGGTGACTCCCAACCTAAAATAAACCACGCTCAGACTGCAGATCAGGAACATCGCGTGGAAGACTTTCTTAAGAAGATAGATGCCGAGACTGTACCTTCTCCAATGCCATCGGACTCTTCTTATGATCGCGCAGTCCACCTACAACACCCTTCTGTCGACTCGTATCGCCCATCAACTGCTGCTTCCTGGCACTCAACACCATCATCTATTGATCACTCTGAGCTGTATAGCAGTACTGATGTGGATACTGAAGATGAAGCTCGTTCTGGCATCATGAGCCATTCAAATGTTGGAGACTTAGGTTTGGGAGGGATGGACATTGACAACCTACAAGATGTCGAAGGGCAGAGATCCTGGCCTACAGAGCATGCTATGACGGCCCTAAATACCGCCGTTTCGCCTCAACAGCTATATGCCAACTCTCCCATTCCTAGCTCAACAGGTGATTCTGTATCTTCCCGCAGGCGCCGATCAAACACCGATAAAGCAGTTTCAGCTTCAGAAGATGAACGAAAGCGTCTTGATCGTCTCGAGC ATCGCCGTGATATCAACCGCCGATCAGCCCAAAAGCATCGAGCcaagagaaaagaagagatcgaGACCATGAACCGTAAGCTGTACGTGCGTGAACAGCGAATCAGGGAATTGGAAATGTTATTGGAGGCGGAGCGAGGCAAGGTGGTTTCATTGGAGGGTACACTTCAGAAAGTACTGGGTGGATTAGGGCGTTCTGAAGGGAACGGTGGACCAGGTAGAGAAAATCAAAGGTATGTTTGA
- a CDS encoding uncharacterized protein (Similar to TIGR gene model, INSD accession AAW46125.1) — translation MFTTQIDLLIIGGGPAGLSAAITFSRLRRSCVIYDSGNYRNASASHSHTILGFEGQDPADFRAKVRGELLRDYSATTTFRNSQIVSLVKVGEGFEAKDAEGNTLKARKVILATGLKDHLPDIAGVSEQWGKRIIHCIFCHGTETADQPFAFVFTPNNAKMNPYLVAGMLKLWGAMNHQPIYILTHGSDASTEEGRREAGLEAYWEVIQNKGYQVISSLIQSIKENDSKTSLIVDFADHPSISVPSMLLLPEKFTPSDHGAPIVNEEFLGAPLGPMGTIPGPTEPSGAPKLPPRMGDDPRTPVDGLFWAGNSGSMPANVTISAAQGTAAAIVVADELGIEDLAKLA, via the exons ATGTTTACCACTCAAATTGACCTTCTAATCATTGGAGGCGGCCCCGCAGGTTTATCGGCTGCCATTACATTCTCAAGGCTTCGTCGTTCTTGTGTTATATACGACTCTGGCAACTACCGTAATGCCTCAGCCTCACACTCGCATACTATTCTGGGCTTCGAAGGGCAGGATCCTGCTGACTTCAGAGCGAAAGTCAGAGGCGAGCTGCTAAGAGATTACAGTGCCACGACTACATTTAGAAATAGTCAAATCGTCTCCTTGGTCAAGGTCGGCGAAGGGTTTGAGGCGAAAGATGCAGAAGGAAACACTTTGAAGGCGAGGAAAGTTATTTTGGCAACTGGACTCAAGGACCATTTACCTGACATTGCTG GTGTATCCGAGCAATGGGGCAAACGAATCATCCACTGTATCTTTTGTCACGGTACAGAGACCGCCGACCAGCCTTTCGCTTTCGTCTTCACTCCTAACAATGCCAAGATGAACCCTTACCTAGTTGCTGGTATGCTCAAGTTATGGGGTGCCATGAATCATCAGCCCATATACATCTTGACGCATGGGTCCGATGCCAGTACCGAGGAAGGCAGGCGTGAGGCAGGTCTTGAGGCTTATTGGGAAGTCATCCAAAATAAGGG ATACCAAGTGATCTCCTCTCTAATTCAATCAATCAAAGAAAATGATTCAAAAACATCTCTCATCGTCGACTTTGCCGATCACCCCTCCATCAGTGTCCCGTCTatgctcctcctccccgAAAAGTTTACACCCTCCGATCATGGCGCACCTATCGTCAACGAAGAGTTCCTAGGCGCTCCCCTGGGGCCTATGGGTACTATTCCTGGGCCTACCGAACCCTCAGGAGCTCCCAAATTGCCTCCTCGTATGGGCGACGATCCAAGGACGCCTGTGGACGGCTTGTTCTGGGCAGGTAATAGTGGGTCCATGCCGGCCAATGTGACCATCAGTGCAGCTCAGGGAACCGCGGCTGCCATTGTGGTTGCAGACGAACTCGGCATAGAGGATTTGGCGAAGCTCGCATAG
- a CDS encoding Hypothetical protein (Similar to TIGR gene model, INSD accession AAW46126.1; CNK00810) yields MPLSERHRIVEELKEVIRAGSPTSPGVPIAIIKDIDWVRRAAGSNHRRIHSTPGASASSEVDIRARTLSGGAFEKMTNTSDRRSVNPTGRMREEPVAAVASSVMSKLKLAPESVPGPNEKVKAETASATEINAPKQRSSSSPPPTIVPIALSSIQSAPHDASASHPQTQTCPTTPDVRIIESPFPPPSSFPPSPPHSPINLNSSRMHASAVAADLEKRVLPSKKRSLNLPTPSAREKGKGREISEGPGEGRAQTMRRGFIGPGGIMHKITSSQSLSKVRTTLPFTRGTEAERSGPATLHSKAFSPIKQSRTSRSLNAPNSATFLRPPPPPPRTSSYRQHRQPVFAPSSARIAAPSSGPSSHKLLVSSAELSSRHGQPETLKPGRLSRVGPPEEDVEMIEIPRFKKRELNLGLVRKHRGNQRAIWLVLGGLWVVNGLLSLMEIADIIIYPQFFDVNVIYILVHTKLWQFAAAAYAILWALSTIVVWLGWELGYEFWRRWRLANVIQGRPAIEPIYFSLPASLHLSLKSYDHFIFLLHIRTSPLGTQYAKDIIPETCHAFIQLLPGLIPLLPRAAIAVVALISFWKPNVDVYAAYGGQIDETADRDLNFFRSDHPGELTNYSKGVLLSFTIYIAFRLAVVIASAICLWVSSGRPLGGGIGKRFRRSIAIGHGDNPSTPRKRRRKSSFRPRDPSLTPSPQKSWVDDENSWDWAWKERTRARVQDAFELCIVRLDGNGGIFKHAGETGTRQDVPWAKSSDKITEEISMKDRGKKDASYSATGCTAEIVAEGSSLPCPPSTINEFEATRLESILDPTGVAKTQPSSSRASTNVASSTDDLFYTAPASMTPAGGKELSVAEATRKDGVSISTYKERSGWVTEFGVKEENGPEGGDDESTSLLSAHMGPRQSMPFREWSGSTASRLSRKMSGDVSQHSHSTTSDEGSRSGTIASTPTRR; encoded by the exons ATGCCGTTGTCAGAACGCCATCGTATCGTTGAAGAGCTCAAGGAAGTAATCAGAGCTGGCTCTCCTACGTCACCTGGTGTACCCATTGCAATCATCAAGGACATCGATTGGGTACGCAGAGCGGCAGGCTCTAATCATAGGCGAATACATTCAACCCCCGGAGCATCAGCGAGCTCTGAAGTAGATATCCGTGCGAGGACACTGAGTGGTGGGGCATTCGAAAAGATGACTAATACGTCAGACAGGAGGAGTGTAAATCCAACAGGCAGAATGAGAGAAGAACCAGTGGCAGCCGTAGCATCATCTGTGATGAGCAAACTCAAGCTTGCTCCAGAGTCAGTCCCAGGACCAAACGAGAAGGTTAAAGCCGAAACAGCGTCAGCAACCGAGATAAATGCTCCCAAACAGCGCTCAAGCTCATCACCTCCACCGACCATAGTTCCCATCGCTCTTTCTTCCATTCAGTCCGCTCCACACGATGCGAGCGCTTCACACCCTCAGACGCAAACATGCCCAACCACTCCCGACGTGCGCATCATCGAGTCACCCTTTCCTCCGCCGTCTTCCTTTCCGCCGTCGCCTCCGCACTCTCCAATAAATCTGAATTCAAGTAGGATGCACGCTTCCGCAGTGGCCGCAGATCTTGAAAAACGCGTTTTACCATCAAAAAAGCGGAGTTTGAATCTTCCTACACCTAGCGCGCGAGAGAAGGGCAAGGGGAGAGAGATAAGTGAGGGACCAGGCGAAGGCAGAGCACAGACAATGAGGAGGGGATTCATTGGGCCTGGAGGTATTATGC ACAAGATAACGTCAAGCCAGTCTCTGAGCAAGGTCCGAACGACTCTACCCTTCACCAGGGGCACAGAGGCCGAACGCTCCGGCCCGGCCACCTTGCATTCAAAGGCCTTCTCTCCAATTAAGCAGTCGCGTACATCTCGTTCACTCAACGCTCCCAACTCAGCAACCTTCCTCcgtcctcctccacctccaccgcgCACATCCTCATACCGTCAGCATCGCCAACCAGTCTTTGCGCCTTCTTCGGCCCGCATCGCAGCTCCTTCTTCGGGTCCATCATCACACAAACTCCTTGTATCTAGTGCAGAGCTTTCATCCCGTCACGGCCAACCAGAAACACTTAAGCCTGGTCGATTGTCGAGAGTGGGACCGCCGGAGGAAGATGTGGAAATGATCGAAATACCGAGATTCAAGAAGAGAGAGCTAAATTTGGGTCTCGTGCGGAAACACCGAGGGAACCAGAGGGCGATATGGCTGGTCTTGGGCGGTCTCTGGGTTGTGAATGGGCTGTTGAGTCTG ATGGAGATTGCTGACATCATCATTTATCCCCAGTTCTTCGACGTGAACGTAATATATATACTTGTACA TACGAAATTATGGCAATTTGCAGCTGCCGCTTACGCAATCTTATGGGCTCTCTCGACGATTGTGGTCTGGTTGGGCTGGGAGCTGGGGTATGAGTTTTGGAGGCGTTGGAGATTGG CTAATGTCATCCAAGGTCGCCCAGCCATAGAACCTATCTACTTTTCACTACCGGCATCTTTACATCTTTCCCTGAAGTCTTACGACCATTTCATATTTTTGCTCCATATACGGACGTCACCCCTCGGTACCCAATACGCCAAAGACATCATCCCAGAAACATGTCATGCCTTTATCCAACTCCTACCGGGGCTCATaccccttcttcctcgaGCAGCTATTGCTGTCGTCGCGTTGATAAGCTTCTGGAAGCCAAATGTCGACGTATACGCCGCATATGGAGGTCAGATTGATGAGACGGCCGATCGGGATCTCAACTTCTTTAGAAGTGACCACCCCGGAGAATTGACGAATTACTCCAAAGGTGTCCTACTCTCCTTTACAATATACATTGCTTTCAGGCTTGCGGTTGTTATCGCCTCTGCGATTTGTTTATGGGTATCATCAGGTAGACCACTTGGTGGAGGCATCGGGAAGCGTTTCCGGCGTTCAATTGCGATCGGCCATGGTGATAATCCGTCTACTCCCCGTAAGCGCCGTCGAAAATCGTCTTTCCGGCCGCGCGACCCCAGTCTCACCCCCTCTCCCCAGAAGAGCTGGGTCGATGACGAGAACTCTTGGGATTGGGCTTGGAAGGAAAGGACCAGGGCTAGGGTGCAAGATGCTTTCGAGCTTTGTATAGTAAGACTTGATGGGAATGGTGGTATATTCAAGCACGCCGGTGAGACAGGAACAAGACAGGATGTCCCGTGGGCAAAATCTTCAGATAAAATTACTGAAGAAATTTCCATGAAAGACaggggaaagaaggacGCTAGTTACTCAGCCACTGGCTGTACCGCCGAAATCGTTGCCGAAGGGTCCAGCTTACCTTGTCCACCATCCACAATCAACGAGTTTGAAGCCACTCGCCTGGAATCCATTCTTGATCCTACTGGTGTTGCAAAGACCCAACCATCCTCGTCGAGAGCCAGTACCAACGTCGCGAGTTCCACCGACGACCTCTTCTACACTGCCCCAGCTAGTATGACTCCTGCTGGCGGCAAGGAATTATCCGTAGCTGAGGCGACCAGGAAAGATGGAGTATCTATCAGCACATATAAGGAACGTTCGGGATGGGTAACCGAGTTTGGCGTTAAGGAGGAAAATGGTCCTGAGGGAGGTGACGATGAGTCAACCAGTCTCCTCTCTGCTCATATGGGTCCACGACAGTCCATGCCCTTCCGAGAATGGTCTGGCTCAACGGCTTCTCGTCTTTCCCGCAAAATGTCCGGTGATGTTTCTCAGCACTCACACTCCACGACATCCGATGAAGGTTCCAGGTCTGGTACGATCGCTTCAACACCTACCCGACGATGA
- a CDS encoding Hypothetical protein (Similar to TIGR gene model, INSD accession AAW46124.1; CNK00780), with protein MTCEQKPVVGWIGLGAMGSGMAASLVSQGYKVKAYDVYPPSLKRVAEQGAISSSSPRDAAKGVQVLCLMVVNAQQVEETLFGKDVGVAEILENGASIIVFSTVPPSFLVKVAERLDKLGKNIGLVDSPVSGGSTRAAQGQLAIMSSGTPSSIATARSVLDSLTLPPQGGLTLVGERVGIASDFKMINQVFCAVSIAAQGEALGLAKALGLNVRTVYEIIKQTTGDSFMFGHRAPWSIRPDPTPKSAMTIINKDIAIVMGEARRDHFPAPLSAAAEQLYTAALAVGLEKEEDGLVSKFWEKLGGEPIAEQGTEEEEIEKARELVVKPGKKVPKVLLANQNADSRISSLKEVLKKAGVEVVEQGKDADAVIVSDRSAAAVEEVLANILSAGLSEGTPVILTSNVLPSSRLLQLATEIKPLQLIDAPTAGGYKEVKSGSLTVFASGETDALSASHSVLSALSTQGSNATNLHFIAGGVGSATKVKAVNSLLEAIHLAVTGEGFAFAKHKAMDIERVFKVLSGGAARSFIMSDRFSRIISGASQDEPENTVSALWNDLSITLAEAKQHKCPFFLTQAAMQQLERLYSSGYAGADDSSIIKLWEETGVKI; from the exons ATGACCTGCGAACAGAAACCAGTAGTTGGATGGATTGGTTTGGGCGCTATGGGTAGCGGCATGGCTGCT AGTCTCGTTTCTCAAGGATACAAAGTAAAAGCGTATGATGTTTATCCGCCCTCTCTCAAGCGAGTGGCAGAACAAGGGGCCATCTCAAGCTCTTCTCCTCGGGATGCTGCTAAAGGAGTTCAAGTTCTTTGTTTGATGGTGGTCAACGCTCAGCAAGTCGAAGAGACTTTGTTTGGCAAAGATGTAGGCGTCGCCGAGATATTGGAGAATGGTGCCTCTATCATCGTGTTCTCCACTGTGCccccttccttcttggTTAAAGTCGCTGAGAGGCTGGATAAACTGGGCAAGAATATCGGG CTCGTCGATTCTCCAGTATCGGGAGGCTCAACCCGTGCTGCCCAGGGCCAGCTAGCCATCATGTCATCGGGTACCCCATCCTCCATTGCTACGGCTCGTTCGGTCCTCGACTCCCTTACCCTTCCTCCCCAAGGTGGTCTTACCCTGGTTGGAGAGAGAGTTGGCATTGCCAGCGATTTCAAAATGATTAATCAGGTATTCTGCGCAGTTAGTATTGCGGCACAAGGAGAGGCTTTGGGTCTCGCGAAGGCTTTGGGATTAAACGTCAGGACGGTATACGAGATAATCAAGCAGACAACTGGAGATAGCTTTATGT TTGGCCACCGAGCTCCTTGGTCTATCCGTCCTGACCCTACTCCGAAGTCGGCAATGACCATCATTAACAAAGACATCGCCATCGTGATGGGTGAAGCTAGACGAGATCACTTTCCTGCACCTCTAAGTGCGGCCGCTGAACAGCTATACACTGCCGCACTGGCTGTGGGGctggaaaaggaagaggacggTTTGGTGTCAAAGTTCTGGGAGAAGTTAGGCGGAGAACCGATTGCCGAGCAAGGGaccgaagaagaagagattgaaaaGGCCAGGGAGCTTGTGGTGAAGCCCGGCAAGAAGGTTCCAAAGGTCTTACTGGCCAATCAAAATGCCGACAGCCGAATATCTTCCCTGAAAGAGGTCTTGAAGAAAGCCGGAGTGGAAGTCGTCGAGCAAGGGAAGGACGCTGATGCAGTCATCGTCTCTGATAGAAGTGCTGCTGCTGTGGAAGAGGTTCTAGCGAATATCTTGTCAG CGGGCCTTTCGGAAGGTACTCCTGTCATCCTCACCAGCAACGTCTTGCCCTCATCTCGACTCTTACAGCTTGCCACTGAAATCAAGCCTCTTCAACTTATCGATGCGCCTACGGCTGGGGGTTATAAAGAGGTTAAGAGTGGATCCCTCACAGTTTTTGCTTCTGGAGAAACAGATGCCCTTTCAGCTTCCCATTCTGTTCTCTCTGCCCTTTCTACCCAAGGCAGCAATGCAACCAACTTGCACTTTATCGCGGGAGGCGTGGGCTCTGCCACAAAAGTAAAGGCCGTGAATTCATTACTAGAAGCTATCCACTTGGCGGTGACTGGTGAAGGGTTTGCATTCGCCAAGCATAAGGCGATGGATATTGAAAGGGTATTCAAGGTCTTATCTGGGGGAGCGGCGCGATCCTTCATCATGAGTGACC GTTTCTCTAGAATAATCAGTGGTGCCAGTCAGGATGAGCCTGAGAATACAGTCTCAGCCTTGTGGAATGACCTATCAATCACTCTTGCAGAGGCTAAGCAACACAAATGCCCCTTTTTCTTGACCCAGGCGGCAATGCAGCAGCTTGAGAGGCTTTACAGTAGCGGGTATGCCGGCGCAGACGACAGTAGTATCATCAAGCTCTGGGAAGAGACTGGGGTGAAAATCTGA